GTCATGTAGCCCTTATTACAGGGGGCGGTCGCGGGATCGGCAAGGCTATCGCGAAGCGCCTTTATCAGGAAAAGGCCAACGTTGTGATCTGCGGTACTACGGAGGATGTATTAAAGCAAGCGGCCGAAGAGATCGCAACTGAAGATCGGGTGGTATTGCCGATCGTGTGCGATGTTTCGGACGCCAATCAGATAAAAGCGATGGTGGGTAAAGCGCGCGAGCGCTTCGGCAAGGTTGACATCCTAGTCAACAATGCGGCCATCATGCTGCGCCATATAGGGGTAGAGCGGGCTGCGAGGCCATTTTATGAATTGGACGAAACCGATTGGGATAGAGTCATGTCTGTAAACGTCAAAGGGATGTGGATGTGCGCACGCGAGGTCTTCCCGGACATGCGTTCGCAAAATTGGGGCCGCATCATAAATATATCCTCTGACACAGTTTATATGGGGCGCGGCAACGGCCTTCAATACGTCACTTCCAAAGCAGCAGTCGTTGGACTCACAAGGGCGCTTGCTTTTGAAGTTGGAAAATTTGGCATTACAGTGAATGCGATCTCTCCTGGATTGACGCAAAGCGAAACGGTTCAGGAGCATGACTTTAAGCAGATGAGCGAGGATCTGGCAAAAAACTCTGCCATTCCAAGGCTTGAATGCCCTGAGGATTTAGCGGGAACGGCGGCTTGGCTTGCCTCTGATGACGCCGGCTTTGTAACGGGGCAGGCGGTAAGCGTATCCGGGGGCTTGAGCCTGCATTAAACGAGTAAACGATCTGTTCGGTATAGCGCCCTGGGCAAACCTGCATATTTGAACAGCAGTGCGACCCGGTATCGATGGTATGGACCAGAGGGGTGAGTTGGGCCGAGGTTGGGCTCGCTCACCCCACTGGCGGCGTCGGCGGGGAGGCAGCGTCGCGCCAATTGCTCGCAATGTGAATGTTCTTACTGACTGCCCCCCAGCTAGTATAGGGTCGGGCTTTTTATGTTTTGGATCTGAATCGTTTCCGGAGGCCGGTAATCCAGAACGCTGCGCGGTCGGATGTGATCATGCCTGCCATAACATCTCGATCAAGGCTTTTGTCTCTATTGATTGTCGCAAACATCTCTCAATTTAGAAGCCCACTCCACAGTTTTTCATTGAAAGATTCGATGTGGCCGTTTTCCCATGGGCTGCCTGGTTCAATAAAAAGTGTTGTGACTACGACTCTGTGCAACCACTCCCGAATCGCCTTTGCCATAAATTCCGAACCATTATCAGAACGAATATGTTAAGAAATTCCACGCACGATATGAATAGGATGTAAAGCTGACTCAAAACATCCTGGGCTGTAAGATGCCGGGTTACGGCGATACTTAAACACTCTCTTGGGAGGATCCCTCTGAAGTAGGATATGCAATGTAAATGGACATCAATGGAAAAAGCGGATCAGGATCATAACAGAGTAAAAAAAGAAGCAACCTGCATCAAGCTGATGCAAGTTGCTCCGGAGCGTCTGGCTCCTCGACGAGGACTCGAACCTCGAACCGAGTGGTTAACAGCCACCCGCGCTGCCGATTGCGCCATCGAGGAATAGCTGGCCGGGAATCAAAAAACTCGACGCAGAGTATTATAGCACCGATATCTATTTTGACAACCACCTTTGCCGGATTTGGGATATACTTTGCAAGTGAGTTTTTGTGCAAAGATGGACATCGTATGTGAACATGCGGCGATAGACCGCCATTTTGAAGTTTTGAAGATGATGTCGCAGGAGGCATAAATATATGGCACTGCTTATAAAAAATGGGATCATAGGAAATGCGGAGAAATCTTTTCGCGGGGATGTGCTTGTTGATGGCGGCAAGATAATAGAGACGGGAGAGTCGATAATCTGCTTTGACGCTGATGAGATCGATGCCGAGGGGAAATATGTCCTGCCCGGCGGGGTGGATCCGCATACGCATGTGATATTAAGGTCGGGGGACAACAGCGTCTCTGACGGATTCGAGGCTGCGACGAAGGCTGCTCTTTGGGGCGGCACAACCACGATCGTAGAACATCCGGGATTTGCTCCCGCAGGCCTTCCCCTGTCGTTTGCCGTGGATGAGACGGTTAAGGCAGGAGAGAATGCTTCATATACCGACTTTGGCGTACATCTGGTCTTCCAGAGGTACGACGATGCTGTTGCAGATGAGATAAGTGGCCTTATCGGGGCAGGTTTTGCGACGGGCAAGGTCTACACGACCTATGACGGCAGGCTGACGGATGAGGATGTCTTTCCGCTGATGAAGAAAATGGTCCTGTCAGGAGGACTTCTCTTATATCATGCCGAAAACAACGCTATTGCAGGCGGGCTTGCAGCTGAATTTCAGAACAGTGGACCGGTCGGGCCCATGGCCTGGCCTATGAGCCGCCCTGATTACTGCGAGGCAGAGGCGATCGGCAGGATATTGGCCCTTGCAAAGAGTACAGAGTCGCGTACCTATATCGTCCATCTTTCGACATGTCTTGGGCTTAAAAAAATTATCGAAGCACGCCGCGGAGGACAGATAGTTTATGCGGAGACTTGTCCTCAGTATCTCTGTCTTACGGAAAATTGCTATGAGAAAGAGAACGGACTTGATTATGTCATGGCGCCTCCGCTGAGAAAACAGGGTGACTGCGATGCGCTGTGGAAGGCGATAGGAAACGGCGGTATCGACACTGTCGGCACAGACCACTGCTCCTTCAGCAGGGCTGATAAAGTCCGTCTGGGCGGTGAAAATATTTTCAAAAGCCCCGGCGGTATCCCCGGCATCGAGACGCGCATGCCTATAATTTTCAGTGAGGGGTTCTTGAAAGGCAGGATAAGTCTTGAGCAGTTTGTCGGCGTTACATCGACGAACCCTGCCCGCATACTCGGGCTGAGGGAAAAGGGGCGCATTGAAGCCGGCGCCGATGCGGACATTGTAATAATCGACC
This genomic window from Synergistaceae bacterium contains:
- a CDS encoding 3-oxoacyl-ACP reductase FabG — encoded protein: MSCERLKGHVALITGGGRGIGKAIAKRLYQEKANVVICGTTEDVLKQAAEEIATEDRVVLPIVCDVSDANQIKAMVGKARERFGKVDILVNNAAIMLRHIGVERAARPFYELDETDWDRVMSVNVKGMWMCAREVFPDMRSQNWGRIINISSDTVYMGRGNGLQYVTSKAAVVGLTRALAFEVGKFGITVNAISPGLTQSETVQEHDFKQMSEDLAKNSAIPRLECPEDLAGTAAWLASDDAGFVTGQAVSVSGGLSLH
- a CDS encoding integrase core domain-containing protein, whose product is MAKAIREWLHRVVVTTLFIEPGSPWENGHIESFNEKLWSGLLN
- the hydA gene encoding dihydropyrimidinase, giving the protein MALLIKNGIIGNAEKSFRGDVLVDGGKIIETGESIICFDADEIDAEGKYVLPGGVDPHTHVILRSGDNSVSDGFEAATKAALWGGTTTIVEHPGFAPAGLPLSFAVDETVKAGENASYTDFGVHLVFQRYDDAVADEISGLIGAGFATGKVYTTYDGRLTDEDVFPLMKKMVLSGGLLLYHAENNAIAGGLAAEFQNSGPVGPMAWPMSRPDYCEAEAIGRILALAKSTESRTYIVHLSTCLGLKKIIEARRGGQIVYAETCPQYLCLTENCYEKENGLDYVMAPPLRKQGDCDALWKAIGNGGIDTVGTDHCSFSRADKVRLGGENIFKSPGGIPGIETRMPIIFSEGFLKGRISLEQFVGVTSTNPARILGLREKGRIEAGADADIVIIDPHTEKVLSVETLHQKVDYTPYEGMKIRGLPTHVWLRGSPMLVNGEFIATKPSGCFVKRYL